One stretch of Janibacter limosus DNA includes these proteins:
- a CDS encoding acyl-CoA thioesterase, with translation MTAESIEQAQRIALSTALAALDLEDVGHATIRVEGPEGVGELGASAADVFEGESIAMPHGRVFGGQVLAQALVAAGRTVLPEMPHRMPHSLHAYFMRPGDSSLPIRFAVERMRDGRSFSTRRVHALQHGRPILSMTASFQDPSDGLDHHLAMPEVPYPEDLESVADKYAGIDHPRAQYIASRPVDHRYVDGDIMLVPAPERDGHQRVWFRTVAQLPHDQLTRCAVLAFASDYTPIDTMLRAHGLTWAQRGLTAATIDHTIWFHRPVDPGAWLLYDQESPSTRSGRGLMIGKIFDEDGALVATIAQEAMIRIKQRDADDSATGSSSGESKA, from the coding sequence ATGACCGCCGAGTCCATCGAGCAGGCACAGCGCATCGCGCTCAGCACCGCATTGGCAGCGCTGGACCTCGAGGACGTCGGGCACGCGACCATCCGCGTCGAGGGCCCCGAGGGCGTGGGCGAGCTCGGGGCGAGCGCGGCCGACGTCTTCGAGGGCGAGAGCATCGCCATGCCGCACGGCCGGGTCTTCGGCGGTCAGGTCCTGGCGCAGGCCCTCGTCGCCGCCGGACGCACGGTCCTGCCCGAGATGCCGCACCGCATGCCGCACTCCCTGCACGCCTACTTCATGCGCCCCGGCGACTCGAGCCTGCCGATCCGCTTCGCCGTCGAGCGGATGCGCGACGGGCGTTCGTTCTCGACGCGGCGCGTCCACGCCCTGCAGCACGGGCGTCCCATCCTGTCGATGACGGCGTCCTTCCAGGACCCGTCCGACGGTCTCGACCACCACCTCGCGATGCCCGAGGTGCCCTACCCCGAGGACCTCGAGTCCGTGGCCGACAAGTACGCCGGCATCGACCACCCACGGGCCCAGTACATCGCCAGCCGACCGGTCGACCACCGCTATGTCGACGGCGACATCATGCTCGTCCCCGCACCCGAGCGTGACGGGCACCAGCGCGTCTGGTTCCGCACCGTGGCGCAGCTTCCCCATGACCAGCTGACCCGCTGTGCCGTCCTGGCCTTCGCCTCCGACTACACCCCCATCGACACGATGCTGCGCGCACACGGCCTGACGTGGGCCCAGCGCGGCCTGACCGCGGCCACCATCGACCACACGATCTGGTTCCACCGCCCCGTCGACCCCGGCGCCTGGCTGCTCTACGACCAGGAGTCCCCCTCGACGCGCTCCGGGCGCGGGCTCATGATCGGCAAGATCTTCGACGAGGACGGCGCCC